GCAGGCATTCTGTGCATATATATCAATTATGATTGCGACAGACAGAGGCAAGAATTTCGCAGAACAAATGGCAAGTGCTCAGTATGGGGGAAGGCTCCATCAAAGGTGCTTACCACTATTAttgttttaatgttttcttaTGCTTTCAATTGGGTTCAATCCATCAAATGGAAATGAGAGCTTTGATCTCTTTGACAGATATCGGCTACGTACACTACAACATCTGGAGAGAACAAAACTAGCCTCCTCTTGACTTCAGGATGGTCAGTTAGCCTTTTAATTCTTCTGTATTGTCAGCATGAAGATTTTAAAAAGCTACCATAAGAGTCCTATCATTAACTGCGCGATTAGGTTTACTGCTTATATTTGCGTTTCGAGGGAAATAGATAGTTCTTTATGCTTTTTGAGGTAATCTGCTTACATTTTTCCTAGAATATAACGAATTTGGTGATAGACCATTGGGTAAGCAGTATAAAATCTAGTTACTGGTTAAGTTATGAGTGATATGGGTCTACATGGCGATATGCATGCTTCTGCTTGCAACTGATTGAATGGTCTATGATATGGTCTCTCACTCATTCCTTCCACAGGTGGGGCTTATCACGTCATTTTCATTATGTGCCCGAGATTCTTGGAGCCTTTTTCTGGACTGTCCCTGCACTATTTAATCATGTAAACTCTGTTTTAACAGTTTAATTTACTCTTAAGTTGTGATTTCACAATGACCGTCTCAATGACACTCATACTtaccttttttcccctttaattTCCTGCAGTTTCTGCCTTACTTTTATGTGATCTTTCTCACAATCCTATTGTTTGACCGGGCAAAAAGGGACGACGATCGGTGTCGATCAAAGTAAGTAtatcatttatatttttctctagGTCATTCTTGAGGACAGATTAAATGGAAGCAATGTCTCTCCATCAGCTTTTATACACTTTGGGTTCTCTGCATACTTTGTGATTTAGGACAAACCCCATTCTTTACGGGTCTCGACATAATAAAAACCAAACTTCAGATCCTTTGGCATCATTAAATGATCTGTATCTTGTTGGAGCAATGTTCCTGATGCTGGAACATGCAGTAATCTAGAACGAGGAAGAGCACTGTGCTGATGGGAAACCAGGGGTGGAGTGAATTTTTTGGTCCCATATCTTTCACATGTTTATGTTCGTCATGATTTTAATAGACTGCATGAGCATGCACAGCACGTTAATAGACCATCTTCATTATTGGCCCGAATTCTCATGTGTTCCCACAATTGTGCTTATGAAGGTCCTTGTGCATAGTCCAGTGTTACCATTGCTTTGCTCCCTTTCTCAGTGAAGCAGAGTGCGCAGCTTCTTCTGATAATGTTTTCTGGTTTCAGGTATGGGAAGTACTGGAAGATATATTGTGAGAAGGTTCGATACCGAATTATTCCTGGTATTTACTGAGGTTCAGCAAGAAGTCCTGTATGGGGAGATATGGTCGGGCGAAAGGAGTCCACATGGATCAGCTTTGGCTCGTTCTCATGTACTTCAGAAGATGTCCCTGTACTTGGTTTTATAGGAGATGCCAGCGGTAGAGCTACTTTTCGTGTTTCATGCATGCAGCAGCATTTAACATTGCGTTTATCTTTGCTACTCCAATTCGGAATGACTTTGTATCGAACTTGGAGTATCGGCACTCAGTAACTGTAGCTTTAGTTTGAACCGGCTGCCCTGAACGTTGAGGTTTTTCAGACTGCAGTCTATTTCTGCTTGTATGTTGACTTGACGTAGAAATTGCGTGGTGGGATTTATTTCGAAGGTGTGTGATTTAAATGGACAaaaatggacaaaaaagaataaagctCTTAGCATCGACGGAGTAATCCTGCCCTAAGGCACTCTTTTTCATCAGTAAAAATTGTGCCCTGATTCCGAAATATCATCTCTCGTTCATTCCTCACGGAAAGAGCTCTAGGACTTCCATCTTGGCCAGAAGTTTGAACTGGATTGAGAAAATCTACTCGGAATTACGAACTTCAATCGATCGGAAACCAGATGCGCTTTTGATCTCAAAGGTGAAGTGCGAGTCATAACCAGAACCAGAGGATCGCTTGGGGCTGCTGGAGGTTATACACCGGGGACGGGAAGAGCTTTCAAACCGATTTTTAATGGACAATAATAtctacatttatttttatttacttccGAAGGAGTAAATTCTTCGGAAGTAAATCCCTTTCTACTAAATAGACGAAATTGGCCTTAGCGGTTTTCATATCTGCATAGCTTCCTCTAACTCAGATATTCAGGAAAAAGCTATCAAAAATGCTAAATTATATCCaccgtgataaatttatcttaatttttttataacttaaaaaacttcaaactaccCCTCCAATTATCGGTAATTATAATCTTTTCACGGAGATTGAAAATAGCGTCgcccaaaagaaattattaagaCGCTCGAATTCACGAGGCCCATAACAAAATGGGCTACGAACCGATCCACCTTGACCCGCTTCATGTCCGATGGAGTCTGGAAATTTCGACAGTGTGAAAGGAGAGGGGAATTCGAGACTGGTCGTTTCAGGTACGATTCTAGGGTTCATACCGCTTCCGATTTGCGTAGTGATTTCGCCCCCATATCGCTGCATTCGCGCCGATCCCGGAAACCGGCGCATCTTTTCCGATCGAGTGATCCGGAAGCGCGGCGAATTTGGTCGCGAAGTTTTTATCTTGGGGAGGGATTTTGGCTGAAACTTGATTTGCTCGCTGTTAGCATTCGAAAGATTCGATCTTGTTGTTGTTCGGCGGCGTTTTGATTTTTTTCGCGTGCGACAGGGGGGGAGATGTCGGGTTATGAGAATGTCGTCGGAGGGAAGCTGAAGCTGAAAGGGAAGGCTCTCGACGTGAAGGCTGGaggagtgaagaagaagaagaagaagaagcagcaggaGACGCAGCATCAGGACCCTGTGTCCGAGGTCATCGAATCCGAGCTCTCCGCCGGTTCGTACCCGGTCTTTCAACTCTGCGtttctttcttgaatttggCTGCATACGGCCTTATTCCGCCGCGTAGGAGCAGTTAATTTCGTTGGAATTAGAGCGTTAGCTGACTTGATTCCCCCGGTCATCTTTATCGCATCCCGGAATAATTTCTTCTGTGATGTGCAGCAATGGCTTGTGTGGGTGTAGCTGCCATTTTTCTACCTGTGTATTGCTGTAGcaaatttacatttttgttGAGACTAATGAATGCGTTGTGCGATGGGCAATTGGGTTTTCTTATACACGTTTGAGGCAACTTCCTGTTTCAACTTATTGTATAAAATCAGTTTTACCATGCGAAGAATCTGATGGCAAATAATTGTGGCAAGTCTTATCTGAGATTTTGGTTACTTCCGTAGGCGAGGGTGCGGCGCTGTCGAATGAACCTATTGAAGACGAGATCAATGATGAGAGCAAGTTGAGCGAAGAAGGCAAGGAGGCTGCTCCGTATGACC
The window above is part of the Eucalyptus grandis isolate ANBG69807.140 chromosome 6, ASM1654582v1, whole genome shotgun sequence genome. Proteins encoded here:
- the LOC104450696 gene encoding protein FAM32A-like, with protein sequence MSGYENVVGGKLKLKGKALDVKAGGVKKKKKKKQQETQHQDPVSEVIESELSAGEGAALSNEPIEDEINDESKLSEEGKEAAPYDHQLTPAEKRYIEQREQIDVKKLAKTANKSHRDRIQDFNQYLANMSEHYDIPKVGPG